A segment of the Bacteroidia bacterium genome:
GCTTTCATACTCTTGATGTTATTCGTTTCCGGTGTGTATTATCATTAGTAAGTCTCGAGATCGGCCGGGCGCATCGCACCAAACCACTTCAGTATCTTTTCACCGATTACATTACCGTCTTTATCCATTGCCTCCACATGGATGATATACAATCCGCTGGCGACCGGTATTCCTGCTGTATTCTTCAGATCCCAATCAACCGATGTAATCGTAGCATCGTCCTTGGTGAGTTTACGAATCAATGTTCCGCTAAGGGTGAAGATCTTGATGGTAGCTTTATCGGGGAGGTTTGTGATCTTCACCCGTGTATCCACCTGGTTCTTCTCGTATCCGGAATAAGCGTAATACGGATTTGGTACAATGTTGATCAGGTCCACTGCGTTCTCAGCACTCTCGTTGTCGTCCTTTTTGGTCATCAGATCCGTTGTACTGAAAGTGTACATCGGGTTATTGCTGTTCTGCGACGGATTGATAGAATCGGCAATTACAGTATATCCCTTCTTATATGGCTTTTTCACACGCAGTTTAACAGTTACATCCGAAGGAATCTGCGAAGGATCGCTGATGTTGTAACCATTGGACAGCATTGGAATGTTCACCCACATGGCGTCGCGGAAGGCATTCCGCTTGGTTGTGGGCGCAGGCATATTCACCTGCTGGGTATGGTTTGCAAGAATCACACGCAGTTTCCTGCCGTAGTCATACCGGGGAAGCCAATTCGTGTCATTGCTATTATGCCCGAAGATGTAGATATAATGCATTCCGCCGAACACTGCTGCGTTAAAAGGATTCGTAGTAGCTACAGTGGACGTTGGGTTCCATTTCATATCACGGCCATTGTGTCCGGCCATCCAGGAATTTTCCGAGAATGCAATATTCAGGCGCTCACCGGTTTCCTGGTTGATAGCATAACCCGGGAACCAACCCATTCCGGTTGCTCCGATGAAGTCTGCATCATTCGGATCGTTGGTAACCACTCCATCGCCTGTATTTCCATTCTTATCTACGGAGGCGGCGGTACGCAGATCCAGCTTACGCGCATTGAGCTGAGTGTTGGTCGGGTGCGGTTGAACAAGATTTTTATCGTCTCCTGCCTCCAGCACCACGCAGCGGGTCCATTTGCTCTTGTCTGCGGTAATCACCAGATCCACAGAAGCGAGGTACGACCAGTTTGCCAGGTTGGCATAGGTTTTATCCCAGCAAGGGCCTCCGATATAACAAGGTGAAGGCGGTGTAGTGGAATTGTCAGAGGCAGCAGTGAGGCGATAAGGTGACCATGTGCCTCCCAGAATGCGCTCATAGATTCCATCATTATCCTGACCTGTATAATCATCGTAAGAGGCGAGGCAAGTGTTGTTGGTCTGGTCGTCCTGTGTACCGGAACGGATCCAGTTTGCTGCGGAATATCCATCCTCATCTGCCAATGCGGTGAGCCATTGTTTGGTAGGATCCGCGAAGTTCACACTGGCGGTAATAAAGCCCATATCCTCATCCGTTGTAACACCGGGGTTATTCACCTGGGTAATCGAAACGGAAAGCCCCCATTCCGGAATGATCTGCTCATTGGCAACCTGCAGATTTATCGTACGCTCGGAGTTCACGGTCATGTTAGGACCGGTGAGCGTCCAGTTTGAGCTCGATGCCACTCCAGAGAATTTCAGGGTGAAGTTTCCATCCGGCACATTCAGTGGATCTACTACTTTCACATTCACCGGGCCGGCCGAATATTCGTATGTTGGAGTCTTGATCCTCCAATCGTCAGCATTCGACATAATATAATCAACAGAGGACTGAGTTAACTGGAGGTTCATTGCGCCATTTCCATTCCCCTCAATACGGGTGATCTTCGGACCCACACCGTACGATGTTTGCTGGTTGGTTCCTCCGTTTTCCGGTGATGGAATATGTGGGATACCTGTATAAAGCTTGATGTTTCTGCGACCCGCTTTGTAAGGCTGTTTCTGGCCATCCAGTGCCTGCGGATTGTTCTGATCGTAAGTCAGATAGTTGTTATAACCATAAGAGACCGCCATGTAGAAGTAAGTCTTATGGTTCACTAATCGGGGGTCTCCTGTTGCAAACTTATCATCTGTGATCCGGACGGAATGAGAAACACCAACATCTTCCCCATTCACCATTTCCTGAGGAACGTTTGCATTTAACGTCTTATCAAATTCAAAGTTGACAATCTGGGTGATTCCGTTTTTAACATCGCACTGGAATACCAGGCGTGCCTTATCGGGGTTATAAAGTTCCGAGCTGGAAACTGTACCGTCCTTTAACTGCCATACCTGATAACCTTCGAAATCAAAGGTTGAATCCAGCGTGGGATACGCCAGAGAGATTACGGGATCTTCTTCTGAGTACTGCTCCAGATAATTGTTGGAAGTAGGTCCGTTCCCGAGATAAAGGATGAGTTCCTTATCCAGCTCCTGGATGGTGATATCCGGAGCATCCGGGCCGTTCAGCACCTGGAAGCAATTATCGAACAGTGCCTGCGCTTTTTTGTCGGCGGTAAGCATTTCAGCAATAGCTGCCATGTTATTATTAGCAATGGTGGTAGAGGCCCAAACCACACCCACAGTAACCGTATTTACTGCACCGGGTTTCAGGGTGAAAGGTCCGGCCGACTGCAGTAAACGACGATCAGCAGGAGTATTACCAACACTGTTCTCGTCCCATGGTGCCTGCACTGTTTGAGGCTGCTGGCAATTGCCACCCGTTCCCCAGGCATACGTTTGGTCCGAAGTTCCCGGGAACATGAAGTCGCAGGTAGGTCCAGGTTCATTGTATGCGTCACCTCCGTAGGTCAGGGGAAGACCATCCTTCCAGAATCCGGAGAGGTACCCGTAAATATGGTTTGCGTTTTCAGGATTTCCCTGATCCGACCAGTCGTTGTTATAATAAATGAACTTACTCATTACAATCTGTTCGCCCGGTTCATCTACCAGACAGTCGCGGTCATTGTCTTTACCATCGCCGAGATCTGCCAGAGGACCCTGGAAAAAGTCGACTCCGATTGCCGGGATATAATTTCCGTAGGAACCGGGACCACCATTACCGTCCTGGTTATCTCCGTTATAGCAGTAACCGATTCCGTTCTCTACATCGCAACCCACGTAATCATCGGTATAGTCACCAAGGTCAGCATCGATCCATTGTCCGAAGTAGCAGTCATTCAGCTGATAGGTGGAACGATTGATAACCTTATACTGATAAAAGGTCATATCATTCACCTCATCATTCGTGGTAAACGCAAAGGCTTGTGAATGCAATTCAAGACCAATGGCCTCAGCGCCGGATTCTGAGTGGATATTTCCTTTGTCATTAAACACCCACCAAAGTGTTTCATCACCAAAGAGTCGCGCAGCACATCCGCGGGTTCCGGTAATATCGTAATCAGGGTAGTCACCGTCATAGGGGTTATACACCCCATCTCCGTTATAATCGAAGAACGGTGCCAGATAATGAGATTCGTTATACGCTGAATTTCCGTTTCCCGGCCACTGGATCATTGAAGTTGGAACCTGGGGGCTTCCGGCGAGAAAGCTGGCATAGAAATCCTCCACTTCTTTTCTGTTCACACGATAGTGCTTATCATAATAATCACAGCGGCTCTGATCAATCGATACACTGACTGTATCGAGGGGTCCGGGCCAATAGTCGTTACCGCTCTGACGGTAGGTCATGGCGGCTACTTTGAGCTGCCCTCCGGCATCGATACCTCCTATCCAAAGTGATCCGGCAAAGAGTGAGTGGTCGCCACTTCCCTTGGGAACTTCGTACTTGGCATTTTGAAGATCCCACCACATATCGCCGCCTGTAAGAATACGTGCACGTACGTTGTTGATCTCAAGGTCAGTTTGTGAACTTCCCGCGTTACAAGCTGCTGCGATCTGGTTCGGGCTGGAATTTCTCTGGGGAGTTCCCAGATTTTCCCTTCCGAAAGAGATCTGAGCTACTGCCAGCAAGGATGCCGAAAAAAGAGCCAGTCTCATGTGTCCTGATGTTTTTGATTGAAAATTCATAGCCATCTATGGTTGAGTTAGGGGGATTAGAATTCAAGTGCCACGCCCAATCGGATACGGCGCGGGATAGAATAGTTAGAAGGATTATTCACTTTGATGCCATACAGATCGATAAACGAAGTAGGACTTACCTGAGCGTTGATGGTACTCTGAGCTTCTGCGCTGGCCAGGAATCCATCGTCATCGGGGTTACCGGTATAGGCATATACATTTTGGATATTCTTTGTATTGAGAACGTTGAGCACCTGCAGGTATACATTAATATTTACAGGGTTTCCCTTGTCTTCTCCTTCTTTCTTCTTACCAAAAGTGCGCTCAAAGCTCTTATCAATCCGCAGGTCCATACGATAATTCCAGGGGAGGTAAGAACCATTCACGGAACCTTTCAGGGTGGAACGCTGTGCGATTCCAAATGCAGCGGCCTGCGTAACGTTACCCTGCTTGGTATAAGGCAATCCGGATCCCGCACGGAATACCACGTTCATTCCCACATCTTTCAGCCACTGTACGCTTTTCTCTTTGTCGGTACCCTTTCCTTTGGTGTAAACCGGTCCGCGGTAATTCTTCCCGCTTCCAAAACGATAGTCAAAGTTTGCAACAATGGTGTGACGCTGATCGAAGTCAAGGGGCATGGTGGTACGCAGGTTTGGTAATCCCTGGCTTACGAGGTTATATCCTCCAGAGGCTGAAGAACCGGTGCCGTCAGCGAACTGCAGGGTGTAGGATGCCGTCATCTGCACACCCTGACTCCTGCGAAGGTCGTAGGCTACAGAGAAACCTTTTACCGTACCGAAGTCGATGTTTCCGTAAGAGATATAATTCATCGGGTAAGCATAGTTCACATTTACGATCTGGATCATATCACGCAATTCCCGATAGAATGCAGAAATGGTGATAGCAGAATTTTTCTTTTCACTCAGTGTTTGAGAGAATCCGAGTTCGTAGTCTGTGGTGCGCTCCGGTTTCAGATCAGGGTTGTTAATAACCACTCCCTGGTTAGACGTCATAAAGTAATAATCCAGGATCTCCATCCGGTTATTTGAGGATGGGCGCTGGGTCAGCACATCGTAGTGAGCAAAGAAGTTAGCCACATCGGAAATAGGGAAAGAGAATGCAACCCGGGGCATGATAGTTGGCTTAGGCTGATAATCCTTGAAGGCTGTGGCATCAATTTCTGACTTGGAGGGATCCTGAAGATAAGGAGTGATGGTTCCTGTTACACTACCTCCTGCAATAACGGAAGGATCCTGCAACAGGTTTCCGCTTGCATCATACCAATCATCCCCATCACGATATCCCAGAATGGTTGTTGGGTTAATATTATCCACGTAGACCACATAATCGTCTCCCATGTTAGTCGGGTGAGAGCCGTTGGGGTTGAGTGTACCTGCCACTTCGGAAAGTGTTTTTGCGGGATACAGGAGATACTTATCAGAAAGTACCATTTGGTTAGCGTCAAAGAGGTCAACACGAACTCCCACGTTGAATTTGATGTCCTTGAAGTCAAATTTATCCTGAATATATCCAGCAATATACGTTGGGCGATACGCGTCGATGGAGCGTGTGAAGTTTCCGTCCTCATCCTTCTTCGTAAAAAAGTCGTTGAAGGAAATCTTGTCCTTCAGCGGTTTTCCGTCATGCGAATATCCATAGTAGTTAACAATAGAAGCTCCTGAGTTCAGCAGGTCATCAGCCGAGAACATGCTGATATCGAAAGTTCCGGGATCGTAGGAGTCAATATCGATGTATTCACCGGCCCCGAGACCCAGTTTTTCGCGAAGCTGTGCGTCGAAGTACCGTTGCGTACTGCTATTTATTGCGTAGTTATAATCGTAGTAGGGATAGGTTCCTGACAAGTAGGGATTATAGATGGGATTAGCGAGATCAAGCTGATCCAGGTGGAAATTCGCGAGCTGGCGCATGAGTCCCCAGATTCCGATCGGGGTAATTCCCCAGTAGCGATCCACGCGCTGTTCATATTCGAATCCGGCTTGTACCGCGTGCGATTTAATGTCTGCACTAAAATGGGCTCTTACGGAGAACTGTGATGTGTTGGTTACGTTATAACCGCCATATTGTCTTCCTGTGTTATACCACAACGAGTAAATATTGGATGGACGATCGCCGTTGCGGAGGCCGCCCAGCAGGAAGATCTCATCCAGGTTATTCGGATCACCGGGAAGCAAATCGTAAACAAGGGATGTGTAATTGGCGCCGAACTCATTCCGGTCATCACGCTCAAACGTTACCAGGGTATCAAGGTATCCGGCAAGGTGGTATTCAATCTGGTTGCCATTTTGTTGTGCAAGATAAATTGGCTGCCGGTAGGTTTTGAACTTCCCGATAAAGCCGTAATCGAAGAGATTATCCTTGTGGTTGTCATCCTGTTCTGTGCGCTTGTACTGAGCGTAGTTGACCTGAAGAGTATAATATGCGTTTTTGATATTGGAGGTGGACTTATCGTCCTTGCTCACCTCATCACTTCCAAACTTCTGTGTGATCTTGGCAAACGTTCTCCAGGTGTTGGTGATAACCTGAGGGTTGTTGGAGGGGTTATACAGGGCATACTCATAGATATAGGAGTGTCTGTTGTTGTAATCTACAGATCCACCCACGGTAAGAGTAAAGTTTTTGGACACCCTGAAGTCGAGCTTTGCATTCAGTCTCAATGACTTGGAACGAACATTCTGGCGATATTTTATTTTCTCAAGCGAATCCATGGTGATGAATTCCGAGCTCTTATAAGTTCCGAATCCTACATCTGAGATGATGAGCGGTGTTGTGTTCAGCTTGTCAAGAATATCATCTTTTACCTTATAGGCTCCGATTGCAGAGGGATCATCGTCTTTTTCATTTACATATTCACCGGAGACAATGTATCCGATAACGGACTGTTTAACACCTGTTGAATCCTTTTTAGAAAGAATTGGTCCTCCCACGGTAAAACCGAGGAAGTTATAACCATAGGCATCTAAGAACTGGGAAGTAATCCCTTCCACGCCGCCAAAAAATTCTGATTGCGGGCCACGGGTAGAGATGGAGATGATACCACCTGTTGCATCACCGTACATTGCCGGAACTCCACCGGTAATTACGGAAACCTGTTCGATGGAGGACTGGGGCAGGCCGGAGGATCCGATCACTTTTTGTCCGTCGATGTAATAATCCGTTCCCTCGGATCTTGATCCGCGGATATTAATATCACCTCCTTCATCTTCCTGGAACACCCCGGCAGTAGTAGAAGCAACAGAGTTGATATTCTTAGAGGGCATGTTTTGGTATTCCTCTCGTGTAACCGTACCTCCGGATTTGGTATCGGGGTCAATGAGTGGTTCGATGTATTCAACAATTTCCACCTGATCCAACTGCTGCGTAGTGGGGGTGAGGGGGATATCGAGGTATGTTGTTTTATCCGAGGAGATGATCACTCCATCAATCTGTTTGGTTCCGTATCCGACATACGTTGCTTTAACGGTGTATTTACCCGGAGGGAGGGGCTTGAGCGTATAGCCTCCCTCAATATCCGAAACGGTGGTCAGCACCTGATTTCCCCCGTTGAAAATACCCACATTAGCGAATGGGATCGGTTCGTTGTTAGAGGCGTCTTTTACGATTCCCTTAAGGATACCGTTTCCCTGACCGTAAGCAAAGGCTCCGGACATGAGAACGACCGCAACGAATGAGAAAATTTTGCGCAGCATATTCAAGAATTTACGTTAGTGGTTTCGTGCCAGTTAAAGTGCGTAAATATAGGAATAAATGATTTCGACGGATAATTTTTTTTATCCACCCGAAAGGCACTGATTTTCAGTGAAATCGACGATTGAAAACCTCTGAAAAAATAAGGGCTTTTTGAGCATCAAAATCCACCATCAATGGGTGCTTTCCGGAACGTACGTCCCTGAACTGTTCTACAATCTCGGCTACCTGTTCCGCAGGCAACTGGTCGGGGGGATGTTGCTGGTGGGATGTTGTAGAAAAGGGTGTTGCTGATAACGAAGATAGTGATTTCTTTTTGCCGGCCAAATGTTTTTTCGATTTTTCTCTCTTTTCGGTCAAAAAGTCCTTGTGCTCCTGATGGATTTCGAGCTTGGAGGGCTTCTTTTTAGGTGCCGCTACGGATTCTTTAACAGGTCTAATTTCCTTTTTCCGGACTTGTTTCCCCTGCATCAGATCTTCGAGCATTTTCCGTACATCCTGTTCAGTTTCTGATTCCGGGAGTGTTGTTTTTTCGGAGACAGTTTGGCCGGCTCGCTTCCTTTTTGCTTTCGCCACTCCGCCGATGATGCTAAAGAGGAACCAAAGCACCCCAATGATAATATAGATATAGTCTCCGATATCCATCAGTGTCTTTTTTGCTTATTGTTCCGGAGTGCTTTCTTCTTACTTCTCTTCATTCTTCTCCTGGTTTTCTTGGTTTGCAATCGTTTATGATGCTCCTTGACGGCTTTTTTTTGCGATTTCTCAAGTTTTCGCTGCTCTTTCCACTTTTTCTTGTCCTTCTTTCTCATCTCCCGCCGGCTATCAGGACTTTTCGGCTTCTTGTCGCCTCCTCCATCTCCTCCGTCCTGCGCCAGAAGTGGCATCGCCAGAATCATGACCAGCCAGATCAGACATACTCTGAGGATACGCATCAATCAAAGTTAACGAATTCGCAGGAGGTGCCGAAAATTTTTATTTGGTAATTTTGTTGTAGCGTTATGTTTTTCAGATTCCGTACTTGTTTATGGCTGATTGTTCCACTGCTTCTTCTGTCGTGCCGGCGGGAGAAGCCCAGTATTCCGTATATCTACGTGGATTTTTACGTCAACATTACCGATCCCAATTTCAGCGCTCTGAATGCGGTCTCAGGCTATGTGTACGTCACCGGAGGTTCCAAAGGCATTATCCTATACAGAAAAGGAGCCAACGAATTCATGGCCTATGACCGGCATTGTCCTTATGATCCTGATGCATCCTGCAGCAGGTGTGTGGTAGAGACTTCCGGGTTACTGGTAAAAGACGATTGCTGCGGTTCTGTTTATTTGATAACCGACGGCAGCCCTTCCTCCGGCCCGGGCACTTCATCCGATCCTCTGCTTCAATACCATACAACATTTGATGGCATGAACATCCACGTTACAAATTAAAAACGGGGCATGCGCCCCGTTTACCTTTCATTTGTACAATGATCAATACCGGTAATATTCCGGTTTAAAGGGTCCCTCTTTTTTCACGCCGATATATCCAGCCTGCTTTTCCGTGAGGGTATCAATTTCCACTCCGATCTTTTTCAAATGCAGACGGGCCACTTTTTCATCCAGCGCTTTGGGAAGGGTGTACACCTTGTTCTCGTATTTTCCGTGGTTCTTCCAAAGTTCAAGCTGAGCGAGCGTCTGATTCGTAAAGGAATTACTCATTACAAAAGAAGGGTGACCCATGGCACAGCCCAGATTAACGAGTCTTCCTTCAGCAAGTACGATGATATCCTTTCCGTTCACCGTATATTTATCCACCTGAGGTTTGATCTCCTCACGGGAATTTCCGAACCTGGTATTAAGCCATGCCATATCAATCTCATTATCAAAGTGGCCGATATTACAAACAACCGCGTTATGTTTCATTGAGAGAAAATGGCGGTCGCAGATAATATCACAGTTTCCCGTTGCGGTTACAATAATGTCCGCTTCCTTCACCGCGTCATCAATCTTTTTCACCTCATAGCCCTCCATGGCGGCCTGCAAGGCACAGATTGGATCAATTTCGGTTACGATCACTCTCACCTTGGCTTCCTTCAATGATTCCGCGGATCCCTTCCCGACATCGCCGAAGCCTGCCACTACAGCTACTTTCCCGGCCAACATCAAATCGGTAGCCCGTCGAATGGCATCCACCAGTGACTCGCGGCATCCGTATTTGTTATCGAATTTTGATTTGGTTACGGAATCGTTCACATTGATTGCCGGCATCGGCAGTGTACCTTTCTCCATGCGTTCATACAGTCGGTGAACGCCTGTAGTGGTTTCTTCTGAAAGTCCTTTGATACCTTTAATAAGTTCAGGGTATTTGTCGAGGACCATATTGGTGAGATCACCACCGTCATCGAGGATCATATTCAGCGGCTGTCGGTCTTTGCCGAAGAACAATGTTTGTTCAATACACCAGTCAAACTCCTCAGCATTCATTCCTTTCCACGCATAAACCGCAATACCGGCCTTTGCGATCGCGGCGGCCGCATGATCCTGCGTTGAGAAAATATTACAAGAACTCCAGGTGACCTCTGCTCCGAGTTCTGCCAGCGTTTCGATCAGCACTGCTGTCTGAATAGTCATATGAAGACATCCGGCAATGCGAGCTCCTTTCAGGGGTTTTTCCTTTCCGAATTCTTCACGCAATGCCATGAGTCCGGGCATCTCCTGCTCGGCAAGACGGATTTCCTTTCTACCCCATTCCGCCAGGGAGATATCTTTAACTTTATACGGAACGAAAGTGTCTGTTTTTGTGTTTGTTGCCATTGATTGTTGTTTTCTAGAAGTTTAAAAACGGAGGTCAAAATTACTGAATCGAACTCAGTCGGACAAAAAACTAAGTTTCTGAAATCCAATGAGATAAAAATAAAAAACCCCTTCTAAGAGGGGTTTAGAAAGATGAAACGCGCTGGTATCAGGGCCAAATATAGTTTCCGGACTTGTCGATATAGCCGAAACTGAAGCCAGGCTTGAGGTCGCCGGATTTAACCTTTGCAAGTCCGCCCTGAAAGGACGACATATAGTCAAAACTTTTTGCGATAACCACCTTTCCGGATTTATCAATATAGTTCCACTTAGGGTTTTTGGTATCGAGTGTAGTTGAAACACAGGCAAGACCATCTTTAAAGTGATCTGCTCCATAGAACTGATAATCGATTACAAGCTTCCCGGTTTTGTCAATGTAGCCAAACTTCCCTGTTTTAAAATCTCCTTTGCGAACCAGTGCCAGACCATCGGAGAATGTATAAGCCCGATCAAACTGGAAATCAATAACGACCTTCCCTGTTTTATCGATGAATCCCCATTTCCCTGTTGCTTCATCACCCTTCCGGACGTTTGCCATTCCCTGAGAAAAATCGAAGGTTTCATCATAGATAAAATCAACCACCGCTTTACCGGATTTATCAATGAATCCCCACTTTTTTCCTTTTTGAACCCGGGCGAGTCCCTCTGAGAAATAATAAGCTCCGTCGTATTCTGCTTTGATTACGATGTTGCCCGATTTGTCCACGAATCCGTATTTATTGGCAGAATACACACGGGCAAGACCTTCGGTAAAACGGTAGGCAAAATCAAACTTAAAATCAATAACTACCTTTCCTGTTTTGTCCACATAGCCCCATTTTCCACCCTTTTTTACGGCGCATAAGCCTTCGGAGAAATACTCAGATACCTTATCAAATTCAGCTTTGACTACCAATTTACCAGAAACATCCACGAATCCGCGTTTGCCCCCGGAGGTAATACTTCCCATTCCTTCAGAAAATTTCTCGGCAAATTCATATGCCGGGGCGATAACTACTTTGCCAGATTTGTTGATGTATCCCCACTTTCCCTTTTCCTGAACAGGGAAGAGTGCGTCCTGGGCAAACAGGGAGGCTAAAAAATTCCAGCTAAGAATAGCAACAATCAGGATAGATACTCTTTTCATTTTCAGAACAATTAGAAGACGTAAATATGCATATTTTTTTAGATCGTTTGCGTGATTAAGTTTGCATGATTTTCAACAGGTGTTCATTACCTGCGTATTTTAGCAAAAAGCTGTAATTGAAGCTTCTGAGTGATATTTTCGATGACGGTACGTCGCGAATAGGAATCTGGGAATCCGAAACCGGCAACGGGGAAGGATCGCTGCAGAATGGTATGCGCGGGAGCGGAGCTTCATCTCAGGTGTTGAGCTGTCTGCGTATGTTCCCCGGTTTGGAGAACAGTTACATAGTATACGACAAGAACGGAAAGCCTTACTTGAATGAGTCAACCCGGGGCAAGATATCCCTGAGTCATTCACACGGAATGCTTGCGATCATACATGACCGGAAATCGGAAACCGGTATAGATCTGGAAAAAGTAGGAGACAAGGTGATCAGGATCCGGCATAAATTTCTGCATCCTGACGAGCTGAGTGCATGCGGTGCGCAACCGGATGCCCGCGCTCTTCATATTTACTGGGGAGCAAAGGAAGCGCTGTATAAATGCTACGGAAAAAGAAGTTTGCACTTTTCTGAAAATCTCCGGGTAGAGGCATTCACTACCGAAACCGAAGGCGAAGTAAGGGGTGAAATCCGTGTTGCCGGGATCAGCAGAATAAAAAAACTGTATTATCGCTTCATGGGTCACTACTTGCTGGTGTATATTCGCAATTCATGAAGCCTGTGCCTTTTCTTTCGCATCTGGAGCGCTATCGCAAACAAAAAAAATGCGGGGTACTGGTATTAATTGATCCTGACAAAGCGAAGCCGGAAGAACTGAAGAGGCGCATTCTGCCCGGGGTGATGGCCTATCTTGTGGGTGGTTCTGTTATTACATCCGGCCGT
Coding sequences within it:
- a CDS encoding 4'-phosphopantetheinyl transferase superfamily protein, encoding MKLLSDIFDDGTSRIGIWESETGNGEGSLQNGMRGSGASSQVLSCLRMFPGLENSYIVYDKNGKPYLNESTRGKISLSHSHGMLAIIHDRKSETGIDLEKVGDKVIRIRHKFLHPDELSACGAQPDARALHIYWGAKEALYKCYGKRSLHFSENLRVEAFTTETEGEVRGEIRVAGISRIKKLYYRFMGHYLLVYIRNS